A window from Bacteroidota bacterium encodes these proteins:
- the cheB gene encoding chemotaxis-specific protein-glutamate methyltransferase CheB, producing the protein MNGKNNPVKVLLVDDSLVVLHILKKLLAQYPEVEIVGTFTNGLEALAAIPVLNPDVICTDYHMPAIDGHELIMEIMERHPKPILVISSSVQSKGDEETIFTLLDAGAVDVFPKPVLQVEDEFRKSAAALVKKITLLAGVHTFKRRRKPGAQSGVTESVESTNLNIKNTFKIVGIGASTGGPQVLAEIFQRLKPGFPDPIVCVQHISEGFIQGLVEWLDKASPLTVKFAENGDTPKLGHIYFPPEDTHLKFDSGGRFVISKDPPKNGHRPSVDVTFSSIAQNFEKNSLAILLTGMGADGADGLLQIKKSGGYTIAQNESSCVVYGMPKVAAETGAAKLLLSPEDIVRLLNNFSN; encoded by the coding sequence ATGAACGGGAAAAATAACCCTGTAAAAGTTTTACTCGTTGACGACTCACTGGTTGTACTCCATATCCTGAAAAAATTGCTCGCTCAGTATCCTGAAGTCGAGATAGTTGGTACTTTTACAAATGGACTTGAAGCGCTTGCCGCAATACCGGTTTTAAATCCTGATGTAATCTGTACCGACTACCATATGCCTGCAATCGATGGTCACGAACTGATTATGGAGATCATGGAGAGACACCCGAAGCCGATTCTGGTGATCAGTTCTTCAGTACAATCGAAAGGAGATGAAGAAACCATTTTCACACTGCTTGATGCAGGGGCTGTGGATGTCTTCCCCAAACCGGTACTCCAGGTTGAGGATGAATTCAGGAAATCTGCTGCCGCTCTCGTAAAGAAAATCACTCTCCTCGCAGGAGTACACACTTTTAAGAGAAGAAGAAAACCGGGTGCTCAGTCCGGAGTTACAGAAAGTGTGGAGAGCACAAACCTTAATATTAAAAACACTTTCAAAATAGTTGGAATCGGGGCATCAACCGGCGGTCCTCAGGTTCTCGCTGAAATATTTCAAAGACTGAAACCGGGGTTCCCCGACCCGATAGTCTGCGTCCAGCATATCAGCGAGGGTTTTATTCAAGGGCTGGTCGAGTGGCTTGACAAAGCCTCTCCCCTGACGGTAAAGTTTGCAGAAAATGGTGACACACCGAAACTGGGACACATTTATTTCCCCCCGGAGGATACACATCTGAAATTTGACAGCGGCGGCAGATTCGTCATCTCCAAGGATCCACCGAAAAACGGTCACCGTCCCTCTGTCGATGTAACTTTTTCTTCAATTGCTCAGAATTTTGAAAAAAATTCCTTAGCCATTCTTCTTACCGGCATGGGTGCCGACGGAGCAGACGGGCTGCTTCAGATTAAAAAATCAGGCGGGTACACCATTGCTCAAAACGAGAGCAGTTGTGTTGTCTATGGCATGCCAAAAGTGGCTGCCGAGACCGGTGCGGCAAAACTGTTGCTGTCGCCTGAAGATATTGTCAGATTATTGAATAACTTTAGCAATTAA
- a CDS encoding alpha/beta hydrolase: MTDGYFVTPDNTPLFYSVAGQGDRWVILLHGGLGDSREMIPVASALDLTEYKLVLLDFRGHGKSFHGKLPLNYELYATDVMGLMDHLGIEKASIVGYSDGAITALVVAYSEPDRITRVVSIAPDTGIEGWRDDVNLDQVFPQIALDDEMIQDYEGVSPEPEKFPLLLDRVKILWESPSHMDRKRLSEIKAVCWIVGSDSDEFIKQEDLKLIARSIPFSFLHSFSNLKHGELTPALAKLTDGNIHILTEMLEG, encoded by the coding sequence ATGACTGACGGCTATTTTGTAACTCCCGATAACACTCCCCTTTTCTACTCGGTGGCGGGTCAGGGTGACCGTTGGGTAATCCTCCTTCACGGGGGTCTGGGTGACAGCAGAGAGATGATCCCTGTCGCATCTGCTCTTGATCTCACTGAGTATAAGCTGGTTCTGCTCGACTTCAGAGGACATGGCAAGTCGTTTCATGGTAAACTGCCTCTAAATTATGAACTCTATGCAACCGATGTTATGGGTCTCATGGATCATCTCGGTATCGAAAAGGCATCGATTGTGGGTTACAGCGACGGTGCCATAACCGCTCTCGTCGTCGCCTACTCGGAACCTGACCGGATCACAAGGGTTGTATCTATCGCTCCCGATACAGGAATTGAAGGCTGGAGGGATGATGTAAACCTCGATCAGGTATTTCCGCAAATTGCTCTCGATGATGAAATGATTCAGGACTACGAAGGAGTGTCCCCCGAACCGGAGAAATTTCCTTTGCTCCTTGACCGGGTAAAAATACTTTGGGAGTCTCCCTCTCATATGGACAGGAAAAGACTGTCAGAGATAAAAGCAGTATGCTGGATTGTCGGAAGTGATTCTGATGAATTTATTAAGCAGGAGGATCTTAAACTGATTGCCCGCTCTATTCCATTTTCATTTTTGCATTCGTTCTCGAACTTAAAACACGGTGAGCTCACACCAGCCCTGGCGAAGCTCACCGATGGTAATATTCATATCCTCACAGAGATGCTCGAAGGTTAG
- a CDS encoding hybrid sensor histidine kinase/response regulator, translating into MISDPELRGIFKIEFEESIQILNSELLKLEANVFDFDALSRLMRVAHSMKGGARMIGLAGVVTLAHFFEDMLGAVKKDNTELKRADFDRMYKALDVIKSLVNEAVTGEPLNFDVEAVTSAILNAETTPPAIKEMPVTQNETVVEVLSPESSSEQNETPAPEPDTPAETVKSFAIDTIRVAASKLDTLMNLSGELTVSKIQLALRLGKIDNLGALLEESIRDLRMIEQSVSPLKKDFKLAHSDIITTVNKLRNRFDAAAVEIGGFREGLSEDNSRLNFVSYGFEEVIKNLRMLQLSNIFNLYPRMVRDIAGELNKEVNFIVEGAGITADKKILEEMRDPLMHMIRNSIDHGIELPEARLKAGKPRCGTIKLTALHSASTITIILEDDGNGIDDKSILETAIKKKLITREEAANLSPAQIHNLIFSPGFSTSKMITDVSGRGVGMEVVRANVSKLKGRISIESVKGKGTKFIIDLPLTLATLRVMTVSVNDVIFAIPIDYIDTSVLVQKSEIFSMEGRDTIVFQNEPVSIVTLESLLELQPKKSDDNKANSSSYQCIIISSMGEKAGFIVDSLIDEQEVLVKPLGIMLQKVRNVSGSTILGTGDVCIILNPQDLVRSVKTKSYSAAESTIIEGESAGKKRILLVEDSITTRTQEKRILEGAGYEVIVAVDGLDGFAKLTSNDIDAVVSDIEMPNMDGLSLTEKIRQNKRYTSLPIILVTSLSSDEQKKKGLECGANAYLTKSGFDQRVLIETIQRLL; encoded by the coding sequence GTGATATCCGATCCCGAGCTTAGAGGCATTTTCAAAATCGAATTTGAAGAAAGCATTCAAATCCTGAACAGCGAACTCCTGAAGCTGGAAGCCAATGTATTCGATTTTGATGCTTTGTCCAGACTGATGAGAGTGGCTCACAGTATGAAAGGTGGAGCGAGGATGATCGGGCTCGCCGGTGTGGTAACCCTTGCTCATTTCTTTGAAGATATGCTCGGGGCAGTAAAAAAAGATAATACAGAGCTGAAAAGAGCAGATTTCGACAGGATGTATAAAGCTCTTGATGTAATAAAAAGCCTCGTAAATGAAGCTGTAACAGGAGAACCTCTCAATTTTGATGTGGAAGCGGTGACCTCGGCGATTCTGAATGCGGAGACAACTCCTCCGGCAATAAAAGAGATGCCTGTTACTCAGAATGAAACAGTAGTTGAGGTGCTGAGCCCCGAATCTTCTTCCGAACAAAATGAAACTCCGGCGCCAGAACCCGATACCCCGGCTGAGACAGTGAAATCTTTTGCCATCGATACAATAAGGGTTGCGGCTTCGAAACTGGATACCCTGATGAATCTCTCCGGTGAACTCACAGTTTCCAAAATCCAGCTTGCCCTTAGACTGGGAAAGATTGACAACCTTGGCGCTCTGCTTGAAGAATCCATTCGCGACCTTCGTATGATCGAGCAGTCCGTGTCTCCTCTTAAGAAGGATTTCAAGCTCGCTCACTCTGATATAATCACAACCGTCAACAAACTCAGAAACAGATTTGACGCCGCTGCAGTGGAAATTGGTGGTTTCCGGGAAGGCCTCTCGGAAGATAATTCGCGTCTGAATTTTGTCTCTTACGGTTTTGAGGAAGTAATCAAAAACCTCAGAATGCTGCAGCTTTCCAACATTTTTAATCTCTATCCCCGAATGGTAAGAGACATCGCCGGAGAGTTGAACAAGGAGGTCAATTTTATTGTGGAGGGAGCCGGGATTACTGCGGATAAAAAAATCCTCGAAGAAATGAGAGATCCGCTGATGCATATGATAAGGAATTCCATTGATCATGGCATCGAGTTGCCGGAAGCAAGATTGAAAGCCGGGAAACCCCGCTGCGGCACTATAAAACTTACGGCACTCCATTCAGCCTCGACGATTACCATAATTCTTGAGGATGACGGCAACGGCATCGATGATAAATCGATTCTGGAGACGGCGATAAAGAAAAAGCTGATCACCAGGGAGGAAGCCGCCAATCTTTCCCCTGCTCAAATTCACAACCTGATTTTTAGCCCCGGGTTTTCAACTTCCAAAATGATAACCGATGTCTCGGGACGCGGGGTTGGTATGGAAGTGGTGAGAGCAAATGTCAGCAAGCTAAAAGGAAGAATCAGTATTGAATCCGTGAAGGGAAAAGGGACGAAATTCATTATTGATCTTCCCCTGACTCTGGCAACCTTACGGGTGATGACCGTAAGCGTGAATGATGTCATCTTTGCAATCCCCATCGACTATATCGATACATCCGTACTTGTACAGAAATCTGAAATCTTTTCGATGGAAGGGAGAGACACAATTGTTTTTCAGAATGAGCCGGTCTCTATCGTCACTCTCGAGTCTCTGTTGGAACTGCAACCGAAAAAAAGTGATGACAATAAAGCCAACTCCTCTTCATACCAGTGCATAATAATATCTTCCATGGGAGAAAAAGCCGGATTTATAGTTGATTCTCTGATTGATGAGCAGGAGGTGCTGGTAAAACCCCTCGGCATCATGCTCCAAAAAGTAAGGAATGTCTCCGGGTCCACCATCCTCGGAACGGGTGATGTATGCATTATTCTTAACCCGCAGGACCTTGTGCGATCAGTCAAAACCAAAAGTTACAGTGCAGCAGAATCTACCATTATTGAAGGTGAATCCGCCGGCAAAAAAAGAATTTTACTTGTCGAGGATTCCATAACCACCCGCACACAGGAAAAACGAATACTTGAGGGTGCCGGATATGAGGTGATAGTTGCTGTGGACGGCCTGGACGGATTTGCAAAATTGACTTCAAATGATATCGATGCGGTGGTTTCGGATATCGAAATGCCAAATATGGATGGTCTGTCGCTCACTGAAAAAATCAGACAAAATAAAAGGTACACCTCTTTGCCGATAATTCTGGTTACATCGTTATCATCCGATGAGCAAAAGAAGAAAGGGCTGGAATGTGGTGCAAATGCTTACCTTACCAAGTCAGGATTCGATCAAAGAGTTCTGATTGAAACAATTCAAAGGCTCCTGTAA
- a CDS encoding response regulator has product MSQEKLRILLVEDSAIAARLITLLIREGMPDENYNLHSASNLTDAIELTKSENIQIVLLDLGLPESQGLETFKTFFAKYPYIPVIVLTGNEDKSLALKSVREGAQDYLVKGEVHSSLLARSIFYALERGRLQYEKMLNQEKLKKYSEELEVLNATKDKFFSIIAHDLKSPFNSFLGITELLAEDIDIMDRAQIKAFVLDMNRSAHNQFKLLENLLAWAQVQRGSMVFSPAELDFFHVVNDVFALYSDNAAEKKLKLSNEGSPGKKVFADHNMLYLLLRNLVYNAIKFTPEGGEIRVGASDLPGFIEVYVVDNGVGISPKSLAGLFRIDKQNTTLGTNKEKGTGLGLVLCKDMIEKNGGQIRVESTPGLGTTFFFTLPQ; this is encoded by the coding sequence ATGTCACAGGAAAAGTTAAGGATTCTCCTCGTAGAAGACAGTGCCATTGCAGCCAGATTGATCACACTTCTTATCAGAGAGGGAATGCCCGATGAAAATTACAATTTACATTCAGCCTCAAACCTTACTGATGCCATCGAGCTTACAAAAAGTGAAAATATTCAGATAGTTCTTCTCGATCTCGGGCTTCCCGAAAGTCAGGGCCTCGAAACCTTTAAGACATTCTTTGCCAAATATCCCTATATTCCCGTTATTGTGCTCACCGGCAATGAGGACAAATCTCTCGCTCTTAAATCTGTTCGTGAAGGAGCACAGGACTATCTTGTAAAGGGGGAAGTGCACAGCAGCCTCCTCGCAAGATCGATTTTCTATGCCCTCGAGAGAGGAAGACTGCAGTATGAAAAAATGCTCAACCAGGAAAAACTGAAAAAATATTCGGAAGAGCTGGAAGTGCTGAATGCCACCAAAGACAAATTTTTCTCCATCATCGCCCATGATCTGAAAAGCCCCTTCAACTCTTTCCTTGGAATTACAGAATTACTCGCTGAAGATATTGATATCATGGACAGGGCACAAATCAAGGCTTTTGTCCTCGACATGAACAGATCGGCTCACAACCAGTTTAAACTGTTGGAGAACCTCCTTGCCTGGGCACAGGTTCAGAGAGGTTCCATGGTCTTCTCCCCTGCCGAGCTCGATTTTTTCCATGTTGTAAATGATGTTTTTGCCCTCTATTCTGACAACGCAGCAGAGAAAAAACTTAAACTGAGCAACGAGGGCTCACCCGGGAAGAAAGTTTTTGCCGATCACAACATGCTTTACCTTCTCCTCAGAAACCTTGTTTATAACGCGATCAAGTTTACTCCGGAGGGAGGCGAAATCAGAGTTGGTGCATCAGACCTCCCGGGATTTATCGAAGTGTATGTCGTCGACAACGGAGTGGGTATCAGCCCCAAATCGCTCGCCGGGCTTTTCAGAATAGATAAACAAAATACCACACTCGGCACCAACAAGGAAAAAGGGACGGGGCTCGGTCTCGTATTGTGTAAGGACATGATCGAGAAAAACGGCGGACAAATAAGAGTGGAATCAACTCCCGGCTTGGGTACAACTTTCTTTTTTACTTTGCCACAATGA
- a CDS encoding methyl-accepting chemotaxis protein: MLSWFNKLKLGTKISLGYSIVVLIMIVSSILNYSYMQSLEDINVVRKNANEMIFLGDEAFNSYLASKATHLQYLVGMKEESLLSYNEAEKSFRENVQKMDESSDEKKDNHERLKQVIKLFEEEVLFNNATIALVKKGDQEKAMKAEAESISKSFTANIKSLFKQIEGEERKALEALRERRDTVMNTLIFTSLAGATVAIITAILLAIFITRSVVSTVGSAISAIAATSSEMAATINEHEKVASQQAASVNETTSTMNELDVTFSQTAGKVGETAESANKASDIADDGAKTVQLSMNTMAVLKDKVASVAEQILRLSEQTNQISSITGLVSDLANQTNLLALNAAVEAARAGEHGKGFAVVASEIRKLADQSKKSAEKINTVVADIQKATNSTVMATEEGTKNVDLSINAARKTAEAFNELASFISTTFDMSQQTVFTVKQQVAAVKQVVEAMNAINAGVKETASGLSQTRVGIQKLNETATALKSLV, translated from the coding sequence ATGCTCAGTTGGTTCAATAAACTCAAATTAGGCACAAAAATCAGCCTCGGCTATTCAATTGTTGTCTTAATCATGATTGTCAGTTCCATTCTCAACTACAGCTATATGCAAAGTCTTGAGGATATAAATGTCGTCCGTAAAAATGCAAATGAAATGATATTTCTCGGAGACGAAGCATTTAACAGTTATCTGGCTTCAAAAGCAACTCATCTTCAGTATCTTGTGGGAATGAAAGAGGAGTCATTATTGAGTTACAATGAGGCGGAAAAAAGTTTTAGAGAGAATGTACAGAAAATGGATGAATCATCAGATGAAAAGAAAGACAACCACGAGAGACTTAAACAAGTCATAAAACTTTTTGAGGAGGAGGTACTTTTTAACAATGCAACCATTGCCCTTGTCAAAAAAGGTGACCAGGAGAAAGCCATGAAAGCTGAGGCTGAGAGTATTTCCAAATCCTTTACTGCAAATATAAAATCACTGTTCAAACAGATCGAAGGTGAAGAGCGGAAGGCTCTCGAGGCTTTAAGAGAGAGAAGAGACACAGTGATGAATACACTGATTTTTACATCTCTTGCCGGCGCCACCGTGGCTATTATTACTGCAATTCTGCTCGCCATATTCATCACCAGAAGCGTGGTTTCCACTGTAGGCTCTGCCATTTCCGCCATTGCCGCCACATCTTCCGAGATGGCAGCCACCATCAACGAGCACGAAAAAGTTGCATCACAGCAGGCAGCTTCTGTAAATGAAACCACTTCAACAATGAACGAGCTCGATGTCACCTTCAGTCAGACTGCGGGTAAAGTGGGCGAAACAGCAGAATCAGCGAACAAGGCATCAGATATTGCTGATGACGGAGCAAAAACGGTTCAGCTCAGCATGAATACCATGGCGGTTCTCAAAGATAAAGTTGCTTCAGTTGCCGAACAGATTCTAAGACTAAGTGAACAAACAAACCAGATCAGCTCAATTACAGGGCTCGTTTCCGACCTCGCCAACCAGACGAACCTCCTCGCTCTCAATGCTGCTGTTGAAGCTGCCAGAGCCGGTGAGCACGGCAAAGGTTTTGCGGTGGTTGCTTCAGAAATCAGAAAACTCGCTGACCAAAGTAAAAAGTCAGCCGAAAAAATTAATACAGTTGTGGCGGATATTCAAAAAGCCACCAATTCAACTGTAATGGCCACAGAAGAGGGCACAAAGAATGTTGATCTCAGCATCAATGCTGCGAGAAAAACAGCCGAGGCGTTCAACGAACTTGCATCGTTCATCTCAACTACTTTTGATATGTCCCAACAAACAGTATTTACGGTAAAGCAACAGGTGGCGGCGGTAAAACAGGTGGTGGAAGCCATGAATGCCATCAACGCAGGAGTTAAAGAGACTGCCTCAGGTTTGTCGCAAACCAGAGTGGGTATCCAAAAGTTGAATGAAACCGCGACTGCTCTTAAATCACTTGTATGA